From the Nostoc sp. PCC 7107 genome, the window CCGAAATTGTACCTTAATTCATCGTCAACAAAAATATCTGATCACGCCCTGCGGCTTTAGCTTGGTACAAAGCAGTATCAGCAGCGCGATACAACGTTTGCACATCATGGCCATCTTTGGGATACTCCGCCACTCCACCACTGATGGTAACAGTGAAATTTTCTTGATTGCTAGTTGTAAATTCTAAGCGACGCAGAGCATCCAGCAAATGATTGAGTCGCTTCACCACCTGTTGTTGGGTAATCCCGTACAGTCCAATGACAAATTCTTCCCCACCCCAACGCGCCACTACATCTTCCTGACGGAATGATTGCTTTAAGAGTTTTCCCAATTGGCTTAAAACTTGATCGCCAGCATCATGACCATATTGGTCATTAATATATTTAAAACGGTCTAAGTCTAAAACTACAAAATAAAATGGTTGACTTTGACGTTCTGCAAGATGCAGCAATCGAGTTAGTTCTTGGGCAGATTTACGTCGATTGGTAATTCCCGTTAAAGCGTCAATTTCTGCAAATTTGCGGATAATTTGGCTGCGTTCTAAACGACAAAGAACACGCGCCAATAATTCTGGTTCGACAATGGGTTTCGTAACATAATCATCAGCACCAGCCGCAAACACTCTCTGCACTACCTGAGTGTCTCTGTGTGCTGATAAAAATAATATAGGTAAATTGCTCCAATGCGGATCATTTCTGACAACTTGACACAAATCGATGCCACTGAAGTTAGGCATTTCCAAATCTAAAATCAGCATATCGGGAATAAATTCTTCTAAGGTATCCCAGAAATTTTGAGGATCGTCTAACAGAGTCAGGGTAAATCCCCAAGGCTGTAAAATTGTCCGCAGAATATCGAGTATTTGCGGGTCATCATCTACAATCAAAAGTTTGGCTGATGATGTATTGGATTGTTGCAGAATGGAAGCGATCGCTTCCATAATCTCTGATGGAAAAACAGGCTTTTGTAAGAAGCCTTTACCGCCCATTCTTGCTACCTTTACCCGTTCGGCAAAACTATCTTGAGATGTAAATACTAATACAGGTATAGGAGGATGCAGGGCTGTCAGTTCTGCGAGTAATGCAAAGCCATCTTCAGGAGATTGGGGAAAGCATAAATCTAACAATACTATATCGGGTCGAGAGCAAGCGATCGCTAACCTAGCCGTAGAGATACTCTCAGCTACTACAGTTTCAATTCCGGCAATAGTTGCTTCTGCTGCTACTTGTTGCGCTAATTCCAGATCATCATCAACGATTAACAGGCGATATTCTTGGTTGAGATATGCAGTTTGAACATCTAATTGTGGCGGAATTAATGTCGGATTTTGCTCTAATATTTTTTGTAACTCCAGCAGCAGTATTTGTATTTCTTCTGCTTGGGTTTGACTTAGTGTTTCGGTTGATTTTAAAATTTTTTCTATGTTTTGACACAAGCAAGTCGCATTATCAAAGCCAAAAGTCCCCAAGGAACCAGCTAAAGTATGGGCTTGTTGTTGTGCTTGTTGTCGCAAATCTTCAGTTAACTTATTTTCTAGCAAATATTTAACAGCTTGCTTGATGATCGCCAGGCGATCTCTATATTTATTTTGATAACGCTCCCACACTCCAGCAAGTTGAGACTTGATACGCTGTTCTATGGAAGAATGAGTTGTGGGTAATAGGCGATCTTCACTTTCCTCATCAGCTTTTCTGCTATGTATTAGCTTTTCTGTCCCCATGATTTTTGGCTGGACATTACCAACTTCTAACTCTTTGGTATTGAGGCGATAACCAAATCCGTAAACTGTTTCAATCAAATCAGCCTTTGCTCCTACCTTTCTCAGTTTAGAACGCAAACTCTTAATGTACGCTCTCACAGTATTTTCTGAAGGAATTTCATTCAACGACCATAAATGCTCTAGCAAGGAGCTTTGGCTGAATATGCGCTGACTATTGCGTAATAACAATTCTAGTAGAGCATATTCCTTAGCAGTCAGGGGCAGAATTTTTCCCTGATAAGTGATTTGACAGCTACTAGGATCAAGATGCAAAGCGCCAAATTCAATTATCGGTGTTCTGCTAATCATACCTCGACGTAACAAAGCCCGTATTTTTGACAATAATTCCTCTAAATTAAATGGCTCAAGTACATAATCATCTGCTCCAGCATCTAACACAGTAATTGTTTTAGCAATATTAGCTTTCCCTGTTAGTAATAAAATTGGTATATGACAACCTTGATTGCGTAGATGTTGGTAAATACTTATACCGTCAATTATCGACAAACTCACATCCAGCACAATTAAATCGTAGGCAGTTGCTAAAGCTTGCTCTAAACCTTTTTTACCATTAGGTGCTACCTCCACCAAATAATATTTCTCTGAAAGTGCTACCCTCAGTATTTCAATGATATTTGTATCATCTTCTACTATTAGAATTTTCACAATCAATTTGTGGTGAATTTAAATCTTTAACTTTTATTAATTGATAGCTAATTACTCAGATCAACAGGATATACAGTCATTCAAGGTACTGGGCTTAAAATTACATTTTTTATTTTTTTCACAAGTTATTCCTAGCCAGCAGCTAACCTGTTATATACAATATATAATCTAAGTCTTAACACTTATATTATATGCAAAAAAATCAACAATGGATTTTGCGATAAATGTTTGAATCTCAAGTTTTTCATTGGTCAATAATTACTTTCTTGCCAAAATAACTCTCGTTCTTCAACAAAGTAGTAATTGTTCTGGTACATAACTTTATTTATATAATCAGGATAAACTAAAAATGACAAAACGAATTCTAGTTATTGATGATGAAGATAGCGTGCTGGAGATTGTGCAAATCTCCCTAGAGTCAGCAGCAAATTGGGATGTAATCACAGCATCTTCAGGTAGTACAGGTATAGAAATTGCCGTATCTGAGCAACCGGATGCGATTATACTAGATTTAGTGATGCCAGAAATGGATGGACTGACTACATTTAAAAAACTTCAAGATAATATTGCAACTAGCCATATTCCTACTGTTTTACTAACAGCAAAAGCCCAGATGAGCAAACAAGCAGAATTTCGTAACTTGGGAGTATCTGGAGTCATCATCAAACCATTTATGCCTTTAGATTTATTCGATAACATTTGCCAAATTCTCAACTGGACGTAGATATAACTTTAACTTTTCTATCTCCCAAGATAATGTAGTGAAAAAATGATGCAATCTTTGATGGTTATCTAATTCGATAATTTTCGCTATTTCTGGTAATATTTCCCGTTGTAATTCAGATACGCATTATATATGTCAATACGGTTCAGTGAAGAAAGTTTCTGTGTGGAGGTAATCCATCTTTTGTTACCCGTTTCAAGTTAAGGTTAGTATTTTTCTCTCCCCGTAGCAACAAAAGAGGGATAACAGTGGGTGGTAAGTTGAACAAGCTGGCAAAAAATTATGCCATTGGTCGAGGTCACGGCGGTATTCACTGGCGGACTGACGTTTCAGCAATCAAGTTTAGCTTTAGGTGAAAAAGTGGCTATTAGCCTCTTGAGAGATGAAAGATTGGGTTATAACGAAGATTTTCCAGGCTTTACCTTTACTAAATTTGACTGTACAAGAGTTACTGTCTAACTTGATTGGGAGTAAAAAATAAATGCGATCGCTGCTAAATAAGCAATCACATTTATTAAATCTAGAAAAAATTAATTAGATGTTTTGTAAATTAAAAACACAGAACCAATTGCGCCGCCATTTTCTAGATAGATTTTTCCGTTGTAATATAACCCAGGAGAACCACCGCCATCAAATAACATTCCTTCTTGAATTTTACCTAAACAGTTATTACGGGCAATTCCAGCTAAAACATCATCAAACATATCTGGTAGTAACTCTTGATTTACTGGAGAAACTTCAATAGCTGAATTAGCTTTTAAGTCATTCACTAATAAAATTACATAACCTTTACTCGTTGTCGCCACCATAGAACGATTCGTCACTTGCTTACAGGCAAATTCTCCTAAATCTTGACAGATATCTTTAAATTTACCTTGACGATAAAATCTGCCATTACCACCAACCAAATTGTAATTTAGAATATTGTTACTTCTTCTTCCCGCCTGAAGTGTAGCTATTCGCTCTTGGGGTCTCCCTCCAGAAATCCCAAAAGAAGAACGCCGATTTTTAAATGCGCCAGAATATTCAACTCCGCGAGAAATATTTAAGCCTTGTGGTTTATCATCGGTGCCTATATAGTCAGCATTAATTGCGGCTAGAGGTCGTTGGCCATTTAACTGAGAATTTGCATCAGTAATAATTTCATTAAATTGCTTTGGTATATAATTTCTGATAAATTTTCCCTGTTTGTCTTTAGCATAAAGTTTATGAGATAAACCTACATTAACTTTGAAATCTAATTTTGGTGATTTAGGATTAAAAATAATTACATGATTAATGCCTTTGGCTAATTTCTGACCTTGATTATTAGCTTTGAAAAATTCAATACTGAATTGTGGATTTTCACCGGGACAGGTTTTTGCTGCTTTTGTTGATGAATTCGCAGTATCTTCTTTACAAGCTAATAACAAATTTATCGTAATGCTCAATATAGATAAGAGAAATATTTTTTTGATCCACATACTAAGATAATAAAAACCCGCTACAGAACGACTATAGCGGGTAATAATTCAAAATACCAATTTCGGGTTATTTAGAATATCCATTCTGGAATGGCTTCTTCTTTGGTGTTAGTATTGCGAGATGGTGTTTCACGATTGAACTTCATGTGAATTGAGCGTGTTTGCTCACCATCAGCAGCAACAGCCAAAATTGGGTAGTCAATTAAACCATCTTGGAAGGACATTTGGAAGCGGAATGTGCCATCGGGATTCAGTTTAATTTCCCGACCACCAATTGTTACAGTAGCATCGGGTTCGGTTGCACCGTAAACAATCAATTCAGCATCAGCAATTAACCAGAACTGACGAGGACGCATGGGAACGGCGGAAGCTGAGAAGCCGACACCAGACATTCCCACACCGGACATATTTAAACCAGAGGTGGTGGGAACTGCCCACATACCGACACCAGAGGGAAAGACGTAGGAACTGATAGCTTGTTCGGGACGTACAGAACCAGGTACGTGCTGCATAGAACCAAACAGAGAACCTGCAACCCGTTGTGCTTCAGCAGATTCTACCAAGCCAAAGATTTGGTCGTAGATGGGGTTGCCACCATTTGC encodes:
- a CDS encoding response regulator, with amino-acid sequence MKILIVEDDTNIIEILRVALSEKYYLVEVAPNGKKGLEQALATAYDLIVLDVSLSIIDGISIYQHLRNQGCHIPILLLTGKANIAKTITVLDAGADDYVLEPFNLEELLSKIRALLRRGMISRTPIIEFGALHLDPSSCQITYQGKILPLTAKEYALLELLLRNSQRIFSQSSLLEHLWSLNEIPSENTVRAYIKSLRSKLRKVGAKADLIETVYGFGYRLNTKELEVGNVQPKIMGTEKLIHSRKADEESEDRLLPTTHSSIEQRIKSQLAGVWERYQNKYRDRLAIIKQAVKYLLENKLTEDLRQQAQQQAHTLAGSLGTFGFDNATCLCQNIEKILKSTETLSQTQAEEIQILLLELQKILEQNPTLIPPQLDVQTAYLNQEYRLLIVDDDLELAQQVAAEATIAGIETVVAESISTARLAIACSRPDIVLLDLCFPQSPEDGFALLAELTALHPPIPVLVFTSQDSFAERVKVARMGGKGFLQKPVFPSEIMEAIASILQQSNTSSAKLLIVDDDPQILDILRTILQPWGFTLTLLDDPQNFWDTLEEFIPDMLILDLEMPNFSGIDLCQVVRNDPHWSNLPILFLSAHRDTQVVQRVFAAGADDYVTKPIVEPELLARVLCRLERSQIIRKFAEIDALTGITNRRKSAQELTRLLHLAERQSQPFYFVVLDLDRFKYINDQYGHDAGDQVLSQLGKLLKQSFRQEDVVARWGGEEFVIGLYGITQQQVVKRLNHLLDALRRLEFTTSNQENFTVTISGGVAEYPKDGHDVQTLYRAADTALYQAKAAGRDQIFLLTMN
- a CDS encoding response regulator, which translates into the protein MTKRILVIDDEDSVLEIVQISLESAANWDVITASSGSTGIEIAVSEQPDAIILDLVMPEMDGLTTFKKLQDNIATSHIPTVLLTAKAQMSKQAEFRNLGVSGVIIKPFMPLDLFDNICQILNWT
- a CDS encoding phosphodiester glycosidase family protein, which encodes MWIKKIFLLSILSITINLLLACKEDTANSSTKAAKTCPGENPQFSIEFFKANNQGQKLAKGINHVIIFNPKSPKLDFKVNVGLSHKLYAKDKQGKFIRNYIPKQFNEIITDANSQLNGQRPLAAINADYIGTDDKPQGLNISRGVEYSGAFKNRRSSFGISGGRPQERIATLQAGRRSNNILNYNLVGGNGRFYRQGKFKDICQDLGEFACKQVTNRSMVATTSKGYVILLVNDLKANSAIEVSPVNQELLPDMFDDVLAGIARNNCLGKIQEGMLFDGGGSPGLYYNGKIYLENGGAIGSVFLIYKTSN